One Castanea sativa cultivar Marrone di Chiusa Pesio chromosome 4, ASM4071231v1 DNA window includes the following coding sequences:
- the LOC142630591 gene encoding carbonic anhydrase 2-like yields MGSLEEAVEGLKKFLSDKDDVAVAQIEKLITGLKKTDLNECDPVKRILEGFQHFKINKFDKYPELYKKLAEGQWPKFLVFACSDSRVCPSHILDFQPGEAFMVRNIANMVPAFDKLKYSGVGAAIEYAVSVLEVQNILVIGHSRCGGIKRLMTHPEDNSTPFDFIDEWVKIGLPAKVKVQAEFGDLPLEDQCKHCEKESVKLSLCNLETYPYVQMGLANKKLRLMGGYYDFVHGKFELLEFEPHFHHLFST; encoded by the exons ATGGGGTCATTGGAGGAGGCCGTTGAAGGATTGAAGAAGTTTCTCAG TGACAAGGATGATGTGGCGGTTGCACAAATTGAGAAGTTGATAACAGGATTGAAAAAGACAGATCTCAATGAATGTGACCCAGTTAAAAGGATTTTAGAAGGGTTTCAACACTTCAAGATCAACAAATTTGA CAAGTATCCAGAATTGTACAAGAAACTTGCCGAAGGCCAGTGGCCCAAG TTTTTGGTATTCGCATGCTCAGACTCTAGGGTGTGTCCCTCTCATATCCTGGACTTTCAACCTGGGGAAGCCTTCATGGTCCGCAACATTGCTAACATGGTTCCTGCATTTGACAAG CTGAAATACTCTGGAGTTGGTGCAGCCATTGAATATGCTGTCTCAGTTCTTGAG GTACAAAATATCCTGGTCATTGGACACAGTCGATGTGGTGGGATAAAGAGGCTTATGACTCATCCTGAAGACAATTCTACTCCTTT TGACTTCATAGATGAGTGGGTCAAAATTGGATTACCTGCAAAGGTCAAGGTCCAAGCAGAGTTTGGTGACTTGCCATTGGAGGATCAATGTAAACATTGTGAAAAG GAATCAGTGAAGTTATCACTGTGTAACTTAGAAACTTATCCATATGTTCAAATGGGGTTGGCAAACAAGAAGCTGAGGTTGATGGGTGGCTACTATGATTTTGTTCATGGAAAATTTGAGCTCTTGGAGTTTGAGCCCCACTTTCACCATCTCTTCTCCACATGA
- the LOC142632934 gene encoding uncharacterized protein LOC142632934, which yields MDPIIDFLAEDRALENVKEAARVRRTATQYWLFADQKLYRRSFEGPYLQYLRPNQAEELLTELHKAGLDIVGPFPRATGNRRFVLVAVDYFTKWAEAEELANIRDVDVKRFFDSKAFQEFCNNLGIRNRYSTLAYLQSNGQAEVTNKAIVNGLKKRLEGAKGRWAEEFLSVLWAYRTTPRRSTGETLFSLTYGAEVVILAEVNLCSARVARFTLDENEKLMSKQLNLLEEHREVATIRLAEY from the exons ATGGACCCCATCATTGATTTCCTTGCAGAAGACCGAGCCCTGGAAAACGTAAAAGAGGCAGCCAGAGTACGAAGAACCGCTACTCAGTATTGGTTGTTTGCCGATCAGAAGTTATATCGAAGATCATTCGAAGGACCGTACCTGCAGTACCTTCGTCCTAATCAAGCTGAAGAGCTATTGACTGAGCTGCACAAGGCT GGGCTGGACATAGTCGGGCCATTTCCCCGGGCAACGGGCAACAGGAGATTTGTGCTGGTGGCGGTGGACTACTTCACGAAGTGGGCAGAGGCAGAAGAGCTGGCAAACATCCGAGATGTTGATGTCAAGAGATtc TTCGACAGTAAAGCTTTCCAAGAGTTCTGCAACAACCTCGGCATTAGGAACCGATATTCCACACTGGCATATCTGCAGAGCAATGGCCAAGCAGAAGTTACCAATAAGGCCATCGTGAATGGATTGAAGAAGAGGTTGGAGGGCGCCAAAGGTAGATGGGCCGAGGAGTTTCTGAGCGTCTTATGGGCATACCGGACAACCCCTAGAAgatccacgggagaaacacTATTTTCTCTAACTTATGGGGCAGAGGTTGTCATCCTTGCTGAAGTAAACCTATGCAGCGCCCGAGTCGCAAGATTCACTCTAGATGAGAACGAGAAGCTAATGTCAAAGCAGCTAAACTTGCTAGAGGAACACCGAGAAGTGGCCACCATTCGGCTAGCAGAATATTAG
- the LOC142632935 gene encoding uncharacterized protein LOC142632935 yields MYPNLDRGLGLKKEDLSKYDTPLKGFDGHMVTLEGQISLSVNMGGKEVMVTFIVVTFFSPYTAILGRPWIHDMGTVPSTLHVKVKFRTEEGITVIRDDQQAARRASLSDGERVELLLSLIQNVDIFAWSPYEVPGVNPEFIVHKLNVDPSCPPKKQKPRRSAKEHVDAVRQEVGKLKEAGAIKEMFFPKWLANTVVVKKKNGKRRVCVDFTDLNRACSKDLFLMPNFDQLVDDTYGHPRMSFLDAFQGYHQIALAVKDQEKTAFITPDANYHYTLLKKWKGFQWDEECDRAFLDLKDYLGWAPTLIAPEPREDLYMYLSVSEHAASAVLLKDSGVQLPVYYVSKTFVDTKTRYLPLEKLVLALVHSTRKLPHYFQAHTIHIYTEYPLQSLLRRSDFTGGIAKWGTRLSSFDIRYRPRNSVKGQVLADFIAEFSPKSADVVCLAEIRPWKVFVDGASNTARAGAGIVVITPEKLKLEHSFRLGFKASNNEAEYEALLAGLRVVMDLGAKEVEVYSDSLLVVNQVQGNFEAKNPG; encoded by the exons ATGTACCCGAACTTGGACAGGGGGCTCGGCCTGAAAAAGGAGGATTTGTCCAAGTATGATACGCCGTTGAAGGGATTTGATGGCCACATGGTGACTCTAGAAGGGCAGATTTCACTTTCGGTCAACATGGGAGGTAAGGAGGTAATGGTGACGTTCATAGTGGTTACTTTTTTCTCGCCGTACACGGCAATACTTGGAAGGCCGTGGATCCACGACATGGGGACTGTGCCGTCCACCTTGCATGTAAAAGTTAAGTTTCGAACTGAAGAAGGGATTACAGTGATAAGGGATGATCAGCAGGCGGCCAGACG GGCAAGCTTGAGTGACGGGGAAAGGGTGGAGTTGCTGCTCTCTCTTATCCAGAACGTGGATATATTTGCTTGGAGTCCATATGAGGTGCCCGGGGTCAACCCTGAATTTATAGTCCACAAGTTGAATGTGGACCCTTCATGCCCTCCTAAGAAACAAAAACCGAGAAGATCTGCTAAAGAGCATGTCGATGCTGTCAGACAGGAGGTTGGGAAGTTGAAAGAAGCAGGGGCCATAAAAGAAATGTTCTTTCCAAAATGGCTTGCAAACACGGTggttgtgaagaagaagaacggtaAGCGGAGGGTTTGTGTTGACTTTACCGATCTAAACCGAGCATGCTCGAAGGATCTGTTTCTGATGCCAAATTTCGATCAATTGGTGGACGATACGTACGGGCACCCGAGAATGAgctttcttgatgctttccaaggttatcaccagattgcCTTAGCCGTcaaggatcaggagaagactgcattcatAACACCGGATGCCAACTATCATTATACC CTTTTGAAGaaatggaaggggtttcaatggGACGAGGAGTGTGATAGAGCCTTCCTGGACCTTAAAGACTATCTGGGATGGGCACCGACGTTGATAGCCCCGGAGCCAAGAGAAGACCTGTATATGTACCTTTCGGTATCCGAGCATGCAGCTAGCGCTGTGCTATTGAAGGATAGTGGTGTGCAGCTGCCGGTTTACTATGTAAGTAAGACATTTGTTGACACCAAGACCAGGTATTTGCCGTTGGAGAAATTGGTGCTAGCACTCGTGCATTCCACCAGAAAACTGCCCCATTACTTTCAGGCTCACACCATCCACATTTATACCGAGTATCCTCTTCAGTCATTATTGAGAAGATCTGACTTTACGGGAGGGATAGCTAAGTGGGGGACCCGGCTAAGCTCATTCGACATCAGATACAGACCAAGGAACTCGGTGAAGGGACAAGTACTTGCAGACTTTATTGCCGAGTTCTCACCAAAAAGTGCGGATGTAGTTTGCCTCGCGGAGATTAGGCCTTGGAAAGTGTTTGTGGACGGCGCGTCCAATACAGCAAGAGCAGGGGCTGGAATTGTGGTCATTACCCCGGAAAAGCTAAAGCTAGAGCACTCGTTCAGATTGGGCTTCAAGGcttctaataatgaggccgagtatgaggcTCTGCTCGCCGGACTAAGAGTTGTCATGGACTTGGGAGCCAAAGAGGTGGAAGTCTACTCGGATTCTCTCCTAGTAGTTAATCAGGTGCAAGGGAACTTCGAGGCCAAGAACCCTGGATGA
- the LOC142632936 gene encoding uncharacterized protein LOC142632936 — MGAGETLRNYANRYWELYNKIGGGNEKIATSTFRMGLLEESGLRESLTRRPLEDMRQLMRRIEENKRLEDDRLQTKGKALIINYPRNTGFNPRHRKDLRIQEPGPAIGGVNVAFKEPVHRIIDHLKNEPYFKRPNKMVGDPSRRNQNLYCTYHRDKGHTTEQCRVLKDHLE, encoded by the coding sequence ATGGGGGCTGGGGAAACCCTTCGCAACTATGCCAATCGCTACTGGGAGCTATATAACAAGATTGGCGGGGGCAATGAAAAGATCGCAACAAGCACCTTTCGGATGGGGTTACTTGAAGAGTCTGGGCTAAGAGAATCATTAACGAGAAGGCCTCTAGAGGATATGAGGCAGTTGATGAGGCGTATCGAGGAGAACAAGCGCTTAGAAGACGATCGGTTGCAGACCAAGGGGAAAGCCCTGATTATCAACTATCCTCGGAATACTGGCTTCAATCCTAGACACAGGAAGGATCTGAGAATTCAAGAGCCCGGTCCAGCGATTGGGGGAGTCAATGTGGCATTCAAGGAGCCCGTACACAGGATCATTGACCATTTAAAAAATGAACCGTATTTTAAGCGGCCGAATAAGATGGTAGGCGACCCATCAAGGAGAAATCAGAATTTGTATTGCACCTACCACAGAGATAAAGGGCACACCACCGAGCAGTGTAGAGTATTGAAGGATCATTTGGAGTAG